The proteins below come from a single Ictalurus furcatus strain D&B chromosome 15, Billie_1.0, whole genome shotgun sequence genomic window:
- the si:ch211-197l9.2 gene encoding protein SOGA1, with protein MTKAKVEASSPVHALLLSGAVKAEAHKMNQIKPKDAHSQPKRDTSSSRKEVKRYEKARRSAPGSMKSRNKPSDRRTVSDANSADDGLNKDSGGKTDSSSETSDCTSEENRAANNDVQSSNFETDNGGADAQRTEDCGGEVAEDCHSTLIPVLGVAERSISPFTSMDGRWKFSASGTLELSSDGAHDDLLREIDDLRSENEYLKDELEELRSEMLEMRDLYMEEDMYQLQELKQQLEQANKMCRILQYRLRKAERRSLRVAQTGQVDGELIRTLEHDVRVAKNVSLRLHTELEAVQKKSLRLEWQNEELRERLQNLEVAKQVLQAEMNKSRELFSQNSLKRRSLRSAGSKSEKKISPQDDSADLKCQLHFAKEESALMCKKLTKMAEEGETMREELSKYRQLYGDVDASQAAAGTINSVHAREAEVKVHLRLVEEEATLLSRRIVELEVENRGLRAEMNEIQERAGWGQEEEDEVIEGKEKCLATSLSVGKEKGASGVTHNGHPESEERIECNGQSLGVVGVENCPLSHILREESMGVVTNHPQDQNICDENAEKEQGFTASLKNLEALLAIRDQAMLVRSIIQFLIPPAKNGFSPTSNHNFISSHAFLSKIEVDSHCLNNPWVLDPMMSPLTSGLEVLQAQLHSLVAKLDVLVISVPSEIGQDTNVEKVLETVEQEAQQCPAEKKTCHSSSNEVQICNQASLELLTVQLRWFLQKWRQGERPSGEDKNLFEMDFQKDLYPQMKADLLGSKNTCNSFREAKPHEMCHKQLSSTLLSDLTATLQDLCRELQEENQAGQHIAQQFAEAKAAWTVECAELRSLVSRLEEPSEAKDSPDVNMALQKDYFEELQNLLDESHAAVIDVTRQLKMCEHNWNVQPQEILTYLSEVHLDWGKQSKNTEAFKSPQKRGETERLTQQAAPSTHRSNKNWIYLSQEAALVDREDPWKTWDCPIMPPSFSSLNLMETTAQKSHTAPEKTTIRIYYSPPSARRILQNAVPFEDENKCEKKQEKGEPHCHHSKHINEMNVCDTGQGTLPFQCQSIIEQGPFAVIRSNSCSGIQSPGVSSSSCLPFSGWEVSENLSDDMKEMTASVRERKRRSILGSHSVGVISIGTQTHTQPQMNSVGLQTDIYQSVCASKHRSLRVPSFVSARSQNISSSLERMPGPLEKPPPCSASPKQLRRHSTSSPFSSSSSSSNTTNSSYSFNSPSSSSSSSLTSSSRLELPKDISVWGLPQCSSSNMKPSSAFGGSSEKSAGRRTAGIHKYGLVQEFFRNVCGRGEKPNPPNPGGEKVPEIRRDRASSARLKKTDGPPSRIPTVPLGRSDSVTRIVNHRFMKQGRKDEPRPTRTQTQGQCQNQIKTPMSKGKGFGPATLEDGPCGCSSRTLASCFARVSRTNLRHAHNHCKLHPTAACGKGNLLSQ; from the exons ATGACGAAAGCAAAAGTCGAGGCTAGTTCTCCGGTTCACGCGCTCCTCCTATCCGGCGCAGTTAAAGCAGAAGCGCACAAGATGAACCAAATCAAACCGAAAGACGCGCATTCACAACCAAAGCGAGACACGAGCAGCAGCCGTAAGGAGGTCAAACGCTATGAGAAAGCCAGGCGATCGGCTCCCGGGTCAATGAAGAGTCGAAACAAACCCTCCGACCGCAGGACAGTCTCAGATGCCAACAGCGCAGATGATGGTTTGAATAAAGACTCTGGTGGAAAGACGGACAGCAGCTCAGAGACTTCCGATTGCACTTCGGAGGAAAACAGAGCAGCTAATAATGATGTGCAGAGCAGCAACTTTGAAACAGACAACGGAGGCGCAGATGCACAGAGGACAGAGGATTGTGGAGGAGAAGTAGCCGAAGATTGTCACAGCACCCTGATTCCAGTACTTGGTGTAGCAGAGAGAAGCATTTCTCCCTTCACCTCCATGGACGGCAGATGGAAGTTCAGCGCGTCGGGAACTTTGGAGTTGAGCAGCGACGGAGCGCATGATGATCTGCTGAGGGAGATCGACGACTTACGAtcagaaaatgaatatttaaag GATGAGTTGGAGGAGCTGCGCTCGGAGATGCTGGAGATGAGGGACCTCTATATGGAGGAGGACATGTACCAGCTACAGGAACTCAAGCAGCAACTGGAACAGGCCAACAAGATGTGTCGCATCTTGCAGTATCGCCTTCGCAAGGCTGAGAGGCGCAGTCTACGTGTTGCCCAGACTGGCCAGGTCGATGGCGAGCTTATCCGCACTCTGGAGCATGATGTCCGG GTAGCAAAAAACGTGTCCCTGCGCCTGCACACTGAGCTTGAGGCAGTGCAAAAGAAGAGCTTGCGGCTGGAGTGGCAAAACGAAGAGCTGCGGGAGCGGCTCCAGAATCTTGAGGTGGCAAAGCAGGTCCTGCAGGCAGAAATGAACAAATCTAGAGAG TTGTTTTCACAGAATTCCTTAAAGAGGAGAAGTTTGAGATCTGCTGGGAGCAAGAGTGAAAAGAAGATTTCCCCACAG GATGATAGTGCAGATCTGAAATGCCAGCTACATTTTGCCAAAGAGGAATCAGCCCTTATGTGCAAGAAGCTGACTAAGATGGCCGAGGAAGGTGAGACCATGAGAGAGGAATTATCCAAGTACAGACAGCTTTATGGCGATGTTGATGCATCTCAGGCTGCAGCAGGGACCATTAACTCTGTCCATGCACGTGAAGCAGAGGTCAAAGTTCATCTTCGTCTGGTGGAAGAAGAAGCTACACTGCTGAGCCGACGGATTGTGGAGCTGGAAGTGGAGAACCGAGGGCTGAGGGCAGAGATGAATGAAATTCAAGAGAGAGCTGGATGGGGCCAAGAAGAGGAAGACGAGGTTATAGAGGGCAAAGAGAAGTGTCTAGCTACGTCTTTGTCTGTAGGGAAAGAAAAAGGGGCCAGTGGTGTTACACATAATGGACATCCAGAGTCTGAAGAAAGAATTGAATGCAATGGTCAGTCACTGGGCGTAGTAGGAGTAGAAAACTGTCCATTAAGTCACATCCTTAGAGAGGAGTCAATGGGTGTGGTGACAAACCATCCTCAAGACCAAAATATATGTGATGAGAATGCAGAAAAAGAGCAGGGTTTTACTGCTAGCCTGAAGAACCTAGAAGCCCTGCTTGCAATCCGCGACCAGGCTATGTTAGTTAGATCCATTATCCAGTTCCTAATCCCACCAGCAAAAAATGGTTTCTCACCAACGTCCAACCATAACTTTATCTCTAGCCACGCTTTCCTCAGTAAAATTGAGGTTGATTCTCATTGCCTGAATAATCCATGGGTTTTGGATCCCATGATGAGTCCCCTAACCAGTGGACTGGAGGTGCTACAGGCCCAGTTACATAGCCTTGTTGCAAAGCTAGATGTTCTGGTAATTTCTGTGCCTAGTGAAATTGGTCAAGATACAAATGTAGAAAAGGTGCTGGAGACAGTTGAACAAGAAGCACAGCAATGTCCTGCTGAGAAAAAGACCTGCCATTCCAGCAGCAATGAGGTGCAGATTTGTAACCAAGCCAGTCTTGAGCTACTCACGGTACAACTCCGCTGGTTCCTCCAGAAATGGCGTCAAGGGGAGAGACCATCTGGAGAAGACAAGAACCTGTTTGAG ATGGACTTCCAGAAAGATCTTTATCCTCAAATGAAGGCTGACTTACTGGGATCCAAAAATACCTGCAACTCATTTAGAGAAGCAAAACCTCATGAAATGTGCCACAAGCAG TTGAGCAGTACTCTTCTGTCAGATCTGACGGCAACACTGCAGGATCTATGTCGTGAGCTGCAGGAGGAAAACCAGGCTGGCCAGCACATTGCGCAACAGTTTGCAGAAGCTAAAGCAGCATGGACTGTGGAATGTGCAGAGCTCAGGAGCCTCGTAAGCAGG CTGGAGGAGCCATCTGAGGCAAAGGATTCTCCAGATGTAAATATGGCATTGCAGAAGGATTATTTTGAGGAGCTTCAGAACCTTTTAGATGAGTCCCATGCTGCAGTCATTGATGTGACTAGACAACTGAAAATGTGTGAGCACAACTGGAACGTCCAACCTCAGGAGATCCTAACATATCTAAGTGAAGTCCACCTGGACTGGGGCAAGCAAAGCAAGAACACTGAG GCATTCAAGAGCCCCCAGAAAAGAGGAGAAACTGAGAG ATTGACTCAACAAGCTGCTCCATCAACACACAGGTCCAACAAGAATTGGATATACCTCAGCCAAGAGGCTGCTTTGGTGGACAGAGAAGATCCATGGAAAACCTGGGATTGTCCCATCATGCCACCCAGCTTCTCAAGTCTGAATCTAATGGAGACAACAGCACAGAAGAGCCACACAGCTCCAGAGAAAACCACTATCCGTATATACTATAGTCCCCCATCAGCCCGCAGGATTCTTCAAAATGCTGTGCCATTTGAAGATGAGAACAAATGTGAGAAGAAACAGGAGAAAGGAGAACCACACTGTCACCACTCTAAacatataaatgaaatgaatgtctGTGATACCGGACAGGGAACTTTACCTTTTCAGTGTCAGAGCATAATAGAGCAGGGTCCATTTGCTGTTATTAGATCCAATTCATGTTCTGGTATCCAGTCCCCTGgtgtttcatcttcatcttgcTTGCCTTTCAGTGGATGGGAGGTCTCAGAAAATCTGAGTGATGACATGAAAGAAATGACAGCTAGTGTACGTGAAAGGAAGAGAAGGAGTATCTTGGGTAGCCACTCTGTTGGAGTAATCAGTATAGGAACCCAGACTCATACCCAGCCACAGATGAATAGTGTTGGACTTCAGACTGACATCtatcaaagtgtgtgtgcaagCAAACACCGGTCTCTGAGGGTCCCCTCATTTGTGTCTGCCCGCTCCCAAAACATTTCATCTTCCTTGGAGAGGATGCCTGGGCCATTAGAAAAGCCTCCACCTTGCTCAGCTTCACCCAAACAACTGAGAAGGCACTCCACCTCATCCCCCTTTTCCTCCAGCTCTTCTTCTTCCAACACTACAAATTCCTCTTATTCTTTCAACTCaccttcctcatcctcatcatcatctctgaCCAGTTCCTCCAGGTTGGAGCTCCCTAAGGATATTAGTGTATGGGGTCTTCCTCAGTGTAGTTCTAGCAACATGAAACCCAGTTCAGCATTCGGAGGTAGCAGTGAGAAGTCTGCTGGCCGTAGGACTGCAGGGATCCACAAGTATGGCCTGGTTCAAGAGTTTTTCCGCAATGTGTGTGGTCGTGGCGAGAAACCAAACCCACCAAATCCAGGAGGGGAGAAAGTGCCAGAAATACGCAGGGATCGTGCAAGTTCAGCAAGATTAAAGAAAACAGATGGACCTCCTTCTCGGATTCCCACAGTGCCATTGGGCAGGAGTGACAGTGTCACCAGAATCGTTAATCACAGATTTATGAAACAGGGTAGGAAGGATGAGCCACGACCAACCCGGACACAAACACAGGGTCAGTGTCAAAACCAGATCAAGACACCCATGAGTAAGGGCAAGGGTTTTGGCCCTGCTACTCTGGAG GATGGCCCCTGTGGCTGCAGCTCTCGAACTCTAGCTTCCTGCTTCGCTCGAGTGTCTCGCACCAACCTTCGTCATGCCCACAACCATTGTAAGCTCCACCCCACAGCAGCTTGTGGGAAAGGGAATCTGCTTTCTCAGTGA